The following proteins are encoded in a genomic region of Neorickettsia risticii str. Illinois:
- a CDS encoding quinone oxidoreductase family protein, translated as MTKALLIEKTGGPEVFKSVDINFRAPRSDEALIKHTAIGINYIDIEQRSGFYNLHENASRRKLPAIVGCQGVGVVKELGEGAVVDVQPGDRVCYATIPYGAYSEERVIKLKYLHKIPDFLSDVDVAASLYSGMVSFYLTCRAYLVMNDFTVMVHAVDTDMGDMLCQWIKARAPGCKIIGTVGSMRKLELLKDIRCELLLNYLEDPEVLRERIHKFTRGYGVNAVYDCIGRDTYMLSLNSLARFGIYVLHEQRSGEIPPMSWKAFRARSLFFTHPSLFHYARNHVESVLAVAEVFHYMRIKKIVPNIALRCRGLDDIPEAHRQIEAGNVSGASVVIF; from the coding sequence ATGACAAAGGCGCTTCTTATAGAGAAGACAGGTGGTCCAGAAGTTTTTAAATCAGTGGATATTAATTTTAGGGCGCCCAGAAGTGATGAAGCTCTCATTAAGCACACGGCTATTGGAATAAACTACATAGATATTGAGCAAAGAAGTGGCTTTTACAATCTGCATGAGAATGCTAGTAGGCGGAAGTTGCCGGCGATTGTGGGATGTCAAGGAGTCGGTGTGGTCAAAGAGTTGGGTGAAGGTGCGGTTGTGGATGTTCAACCCGGAGATAGAGTCTGCTATGCAACGATACCCTATGGTGCCTATTCTGAAGAACGCGTAATAAAGCTGAAATATCTTCATAAAATTCCAGATTTTCTCTCTGATGTTGATGTGGCAGCATCATTATACAGTGGAATGGTATCCTTCTACCTTACGTGTAGGGCTTATCTCGTCATGAATGATTTTACAGTGATGGTCCATGCTGTAGATACGGATATGGGGGATATGTTGTGCCAATGGATTAAGGCTCGAGCTCCTGGGTGCAAGATAATTGGTACTGTGGGTTCGATGAGAAAATTAGAATTACTTAAAGATATACGCTGCGAATTGTTACTTAACTATCTTGAGGATCCAGAAGTTCTCAGGGAGAGAATACATAAGTTCACCCGTGGGTATGGTGTAAATGCTGTTTATGATTGTATTGGTAGAGACACCTACATGCTTTCCTTGAACTCTCTTGCACGATTCGGCATATACGTACTCCATGAGCAAAGATCAGGGGAGATTCCTCCAATGTCTTGGAAGGCTTTTCGTGCGCGTTCTTTGTTTTTTACTCATCCTTCGCTCTTTCATTACGCACGTAATCATGTGGAGTCAGTGCTTGCGGTTGCTGAGGTTTTCCATTACATGCGAATCAAAAAGATAGTACCTAATATTGCTCTTCGCTGCAGAGGTCTGGATGACATACCTGAAGCGCATAGGCAGATTGAGGCGGGCAACGTGAGTGGAGCGTCTGTCGTTATTTTTTGA
- a CDS encoding ETC complex I subunit translates to MSIENKKAIIYRPSKAATQSGYGGQKWVLKFCSDEPKYVEPLMGWVGSRDTITQLVLKFNSREAAEAYAKKNGIDYTVIMPQQAKVKPKSYADNFQ, encoded by the coding sequence TTGTCTATTGAAAACAAGAAGGCCATAATATACAGACCAAGCAAGGCAGCTACTCAGTCTGGGTATGGTGGTCAAAAGTGGGTGCTCAAGTTTTGTTCTGATGAGCCAAAATATGTAGAGCCATTAATGGGTTGGGTAGGTAGTCGTGATACGATAACCCAGTTGGTGCTCAAATTTAACAGTAGAGAAGCAGCTGAGGCTTATGCCAAAAAAAATGGTATTGACTATACTGTTATCATGCCGCAACAGGCAAAGGTAAAGCCAAAGTCCTACGCGGATAACTTTCAATGA
- a CDS encoding FAD-dependent monooxygenase encodes MTKFYDFIISGAGLSGVLAAHLLKNLGLSYYIFDKSGEASVDFRTSAISCESVRFFERLNLWEVIEPFAVPISDIYTFQEKSGSFLHFEGEQANLDFSMSYVVPNLVLQDILYKGIDINYGCTYKNVCHSHDKVRVDFSDRVIEGRYMLVAEGRYSNTAGLLGFKMIRSSYRQSCLICNLRSSGREHSNVAVEMFLEGGPFALLPLRKGTEFSLIWTVKFPFGDTFATIDEKEFLSEVQKISGIEFEKILTPRTVYPIVLNFCMNPRKGPVMLIGDSAHGIHPVAGQGFNLAVYDLKDLHDVLNKYGLDNFDELADAYLKRRRRSALSMVAFTHFLVKSFSCASPSLRAARGFVFDVIESSSRLKRFFMERAAGKGL; translated from the coding sequence ATGACTAAGTTTTACGATTTTATAATTTCTGGGGCGGGTCTATCCGGAGTTCTAGCAGCGCATTTATTGAAGAACCTTGGTTTATCTTATTACATCTTTGATAAAAGCGGCGAAGCCTCTGTTGACTTTAGAACCAGTGCGATTAGTTGTGAGTCCGTGCGTTTCTTCGAAAGACTCAATCTATGGGAGGTGATAGAGCCGTTTGCAGTGCCCATAAGCGATATATACACTTTTCAAGAAAAAAGTGGGTCCTTTCTTCACTTTGAGGGTGAACAGGCCAATCTGGATTTTTCAATGAGTTATGTGGTGCCAAATCTGGTGCTCCAGGATATTTTATACAAAGGAATTGATATTAATTACGGTTGTACATACAAGAATGTATGTCATTCCCATGATAAGGTGCGTGTAGATTTCTCAGATAGAGTGATTGAAGGAAGATATATGCTTGTTGCAGAAGGTAGGTACTCTAATACTGCAGGACTACTGGGCTTCAAGATGATACGCTCAAGCTATAGACAGAGTTGTCTTATATGTAATTTGAGAAGCAGTGGAAGAGAACACTCTAATGTTGCGGTAGAGATGTTCTTAGAAGGTGGTCCATTTGCATTGTTACCATTACGTAAAGGCACTGAATTTTCTCTTATCTGGACAGTTAAGTTTCCCTTTGGTGATACCTTTGCAACAATTGATGAGAAGGAGTTTCTTTCAGAGGTACAAAAAATTTCAGGTATTGAGTTTGAGAAAATTCTTACGCCCCGAACAGTTTATCCTATTGTATTAAACTTTTGCATGAATCCACGTAAGGGGCCAGTGATGTTAATAGGCGATTCTGCACATGGGATACACCCAGTGGCCGGGCAAGGATTTAATTTGGCTGTATATGATCTAAAAGATCTCCATGACGTGTTGAATAAGTATGGATTAGACAATTTTGATGAGTTGGCTGACGCATATTTGAAGAGAAGAAGACGAAGTGCTCTTTCTATGGTTGCTTTCACTCATTTCCTTGTTAAATCTTTTTCTTGTGCTTCGCCTTCGTTACGCGCTGCTAGAGGCTTTGTATTCGATGTAATAGAATCGAGTAGTCGGTTGAAGCGTTTTTTCATGGAGCGTGCCGCCGGAAAAGGTCTGTAG
- the hemC gene encoding hydroxymethylbilane synthase has protein sequence MLSLKVGARCSTLALAQARLVERALAPYCERIDLVGVRTSGDILSDIPLTEVGGKALFLKELEEKLLTGEIDIAVHSMKDVPAFYHDDLEVVPVLKRAIPNDVFVSFRYPNMLSLPSGAVIGTCAPRRVVQLNQRFRVIPLRGNIATRVEKAKNLDGIILAFCGLERLGLCKMISEVIHEDVMLPGVAQGALCVEFRKKDHFLRELILNISDRETIICTTAERAFLEEINGDCKTALGALAVVKNNTLYFTGMLGKDNRPCYFRTSGSCLNAKQIGRSAALALLRM, from the coding sequence ATGTTGTCTCTAAAGGTTGGGGCGCGTTGTTCGACATTAGCACTGGCTCAGGCGCGTCTTGTAGAGAGAGCCCTTGCTCCCTATTGTGAAAGAATCGATTTAGTTGGAGTAAGAACCTCTGGTGATATACTCAGTGACATTCCTTTAACTGAGGTAGGTGGTAAAGCTCTTTTTCTTAAGGAGCTGGAAGAAAAACTTCTCACGGGTGAAATAGATATAGCAGTCCATTCAATGAAGGATGTACCCGCGTTTTATCACGATGATCTTGAAGTTGTTCCTGTACTCAAAAGGGCTATTCCTAACGATGTTTTTGTTTCGTTTCGATACCCGAATATGTTGTCTCTGCCAAGTGGGGCAGTGATTGGAACTTGTGCTCCACGCAGGGTAGTACAACTAAATCAAAGATTTCGGGTTATCCCTTTGAGGGGTAATATTGCCACTAGGGTAGAAAAAGCTAAAAACTTAGATGGGATAATCCTCGCCTTCTGTGGTTTGGAAAGACTTGGTCTATGTAAAATGATTTCAGAGGTTATACATGAAGATGTTATGCTTCCCGGTGTCGCTCAGGGTGCACTTTGTGTTGAGTTTAGGAAAAAGGATCATTTTCTTAGGGAATTGATTCTGAACATTTCTGATAGAGAGACTATCATTTGTACTACAGCTGAGCGTGCTTTCCTCGAAGAGATCAATGGTGATTGCAAAACTGCTTTAGGTGCGCTCGCTGTAGTGAAAAACAATACTTTATATTTCACAGGGATGCTGGGTAAAGATAACAGACCATGTTACTTTAGGACTTCGGGATCATGTTTGAATGCGAAACAAATTGGTAGAAGCGCTGCTCTAGCGCTTTTGCGCATGTAA
- a CDS encoding complex I NDUFA9 subunit family protein, with product MKKITVFGGGGFIGSYVVRELVKSGYQVTVVSNSLSCAKKLKLSGNLGQISVVHGDIRDPGDIVKGIGNSEIVINMVGVLRETSSTSFDAINHLACAQVAQIAAENGVRRFIHFSALLGCKGATKYGRSKINGEKAVRSAFPESIIIRPGVVFGEEDNFINLFVKLGRKLRILLLPACKTASIQPVYVGDIAFLVAKILQNETLKGGIYPVVGSKRYTLSEICSLISRLLDITVICLPIPYWMALCEAALLECFLLKPINKFLSGKTAPIITREQVKMLKYGSISDENALQEFTIPTTALEVKLQSYIKTI from the coding sequence ATGAAAAAGATCACTGTTTTTGGCGGCGGTGGGTTTATCGGTTCTTATGTAGTGAGGGAATTGGTAAAGTCCGGTTACCAGGTTACCGTAGTTTCCAATTCGCTTTCGTGTGCAAAAAAACTTAAGCTCTCCGGAAATCTAGGCCAGATCTCGGTGGTACACGGTGACATAAGAGACCCCGGTGATATCGTGAAAGGCATCGGAAATTCTGAGATTGTCATAAACATGGTTGGTGTTCTAAGGGAAACTTCCAGCACTTCTTTTGATGCAATTAATCATTTGGCATGCGCGCAGGTTGCACAAATAGCTGCGGAGAATGGCGTGCGACGTTTTATTCATTTTTCCGCACTACTAGGTTGTAAAGGTGCAACCAAGTACGGTAGGAGCAAGATCAATGGAGAAAAAGCAGTGAGATCAGCTTTCCCAGAAAGCATAATAATTAGACCGGGAGTCGTTTTTGGAGAGGAAGACAACTTTATAAATCTCTTCGTTAAACTAGGCAGGAAATTGCGTATTTTACTTCTGCCTGCCTGCAAAACTGCATCAATACAACCAGTTTATGTTGGCGACATAGCTTTCCTAGTCGCTAAAATTTTGCAGAATGAAACATTGAAAGGTGGGATCTATCCAGTAGTCGGATCAAAAAGATACACACTGAGTGAAATTTGTTCGCTCATCAGCAGGCTTCTTGACATAACTGTGATATGCCTACCAATTCCCTATTGGATGGCACTTTGCGAAGCTGCACTCCTTGAGTGTTTCTTGCTGAAACCTATAAATAAGTTTCTCTCAGGTAAAACTGCACCAATTATAACACGCGAGCAAGTTAAGATGCTGAAGTACGGCAGTATCTCAGATGAAAACGCTTTACAGGAATTTACTATCCCTACAACTGCTCTTGAGGTGAAACTTCAGTCCTACATAAAAACAATTTAA
- the dprA gene encoding DNA-processing protein DprA: MIINNLSKSELLFWLQLSRTVGEVTFQSLISLYGTAENALGQLSTIQQRTKKTRPFSKTDALKELELTEKFDASILAACENKYSKNLRVIRDPPPVITARGNIELLNTPSIAVVGSRNATINSCNFAYSLARELAEEGYTIVSGLAIGVDTAALKITDSMLPTIAVIGTGIDQCYPTENQKLQERIIERGGLVVTEVPFGKRGQSVHFARRNRIISGLSECVIIIEASENSGSLLTAQYALAQGKYLFASPGAPYDKRFSGSNRLLKQGAILVENALDVIQHLERKKRNDFGYKTLLDVEDKAFIPFSTLNCDTDKITLIKAQILKKIDSTSIPMSQLAHELGISEKTLLLAIVELEIEGKVTRTIANEVSLLYD, from the coding sequence ATGATAATTAATAATTTATCTAAAAGTGAACTGCTGTTCTGGCTACAGTTGTCTAGAACAGTTGGAGAGGTGACTTTTCAGTCATTAATTAGCCTATATGGAACAGCTGAAAACGCTCTAGGACAACTTTCTACTATTCAACAACGTACGAAAAAGACAAGACCTTTCTCCAAGACCGATGCACTAAAAGAACTTGAGCTAACTGAAAAATTTGATGCCAGTATTCTGGCCGCCTGCGAAAACAAATACAGCAAAAACCTGAGAGTAATCAGAGATCCACCTCCAGTCATTACAGCAAGAGGAAATATAGAACTACTTAACACTCCTTCTATAGCAGTAGTAGGCTCGAGAAATGCCACAATCAATAGTTGCAACTTTGCATATTCACTTGCGCGCGAACTAGCAGAAGAAGGATATACAATCGTTTCAGGCCTAGCTATAGGAGTAGACACAGCGGCATTAAAAATCACTGATAGCATGTTGCCAACAATCGCAGTAATAGGAACTGGTATAGATCAGTGTTATCCTACCGAAAATCAAAAGTTGCAAGAAAGAATAATCGAAAGAGGTGGCTTGGTGGTTACGGAAGTCCCTTTTGGTAAGCGAGGACAGTCTGTCCATTTTGCACGCAGGAACAGAATAATTTCTGGTCTTTCGGAGTGCGTTATCATTATTGAGGCATCAGAGAACTCTGGCTCTCTACTTACTGCCCAGTACGCACTGGCACAGGGCAAGTATCTTTTTGCATCACCTGGAGCACCCTACGACAAGAGATTCTCAGGAAGTAACAGGCTCCTAAAACAGGGAGCCATATTGGTAGAAAATGCCCTAGATGTGATACAACACCTAGAAAGAAAAAAACGTAACGATTTTGGCTACAAGACCCTTTTGGATGTTGAGGACAAGGCGTTTATACCTTTCTCCACGCTTAACTGTGACACCGATAAGATAACCCTAATAAAGGCTCAGATCCTCAAAAAAATTGATAGTACATCTATACCAATGAGTCAGTTAGCACATGAGCTTGGTATCTCAGAAAAGACCCTCCTATTGGCAATAGTCGAACTCGAAATAGAGGGAAAAGTAACACGAACAATAGCAAATGAAGTTTCCCTGCTTTATGATTAG
- a CDS encoding PAS domain-containing protein, which produces MEQNFVERRIMGQLCEYWKGIQGENRVPRKTDIDVDEIAHIMPYCVIVDANQDGGRIKYTLSYVGSKVKQFEESGIFHETFIQFVSSNTDTFQEYIDEVFQTKEPLTDSGEVVNGNQEEVKFRQCVLPLSKDGNEVSSVICAINCKIY; this is translated from the coding sequence ATGGAGCAGAATTTTGTTGAAAGGCGTATAATGGGCCAATTATGTGAGTATTGGAAAGGTATCCAAGGCGAAAATAGGGTTCCTAGGAAAACTGATATAGATGTTGATGAGATAGCTCACATAATGCCTTATTGTGTGATTGTCGATGCAAATCAGGACGGTGGAAGAATTAAGTACACCCTCAGTTATGTTGGATCTAAAGTGAAACAGTTTGAAGAGAGCGGCATCTTTCATGAAACATTTATCCAGTTTGTTTCTTCGAATACGGATACTTTCCAAGAGTACATAGATGAAGTCTTTCAGACTAAGGAACCTCTCACGGATTCTGGTGAAGTTGTGAATGGTAATCAAGAAGAAGTAAAGTTTAGGCAGTGCGTCCTTCCTCTGAGTAAGGATGGCAACGAAGTGAGTTCTGTGATTTGTGCAATAAACTGCAAAATATACTAG
- the def gene encoding peptide deformylase gives MALLKLVIEPDPILHKVSGNVVGVSDEKREFLDDMLETMYHYTGIGLAAVQVGVLERIIVVDVPPDKEWHSSPLNHVGYESSGGPYYLVNPEIIEFSRNLVSADEGCLSLPEQNYEIVRPDAVVVKYLNYNGEECLLKANGWLARCIQHEVDHLDGKLYVSHLSKLKYDLATKKAAKIKKRHSEV, from the coding sequence ATGGCATTACTTAAGTTGGTCATAGAACCTGACCCGATATTGCATAAAGTTTCAGGGAATGTAGTTGGCGTATCGGATGAAAAAAGAGAGTTTCTCGATGATATGCTAGAGACAATGTACCACTATACTGGTATAGGGTTAGCTGCAGTTCAAGTGGGTGTACTTGAGAGAATTATTGTTGTTGATGTTCCGCCGGACAAAGAGTGGCATTCAAGTCCTCTTAATCATGTAGGATACGAAAGCTCAGGAGGTCCGTACTATCTTGTTAACCCTGAAATCATAGAATTCTCACGGAATTTGGTTTCTGCTGACGAAGGATGTCTTTCGCTTCCAGAACAGAATTACGAGATAGTACGCCCGGATGCAGTGGTAGTTAAATATCTGAATTATAATGGAGAAGAGTGCTTACTCAAGGCAAATGGTTGGCTGGCGCGCTGTATACAACATGAGGTGGATCACCTGGATGGAAAACTGTACGTGTCACATCTGTCGAAGCTAAAGTATGATCTTGCAACAAAAAAGGCAGCTAAAATAAAGAAACGGCACTCTGAAGTATAG
- the hemB gene encoding porphobilinogen synthase, with protein MQSGSFVRLRRTRRNKIIRDLIAETTLSASQLVLPLFVINGSNTELQVGEMPGVCAHSIDILKKVVESAITVGVRSIMLFPRDPGKRSFEAEEAYNPENLICRAVRALKRDFGGDLVIITDVAADPYTIDGHDGFYRDGKILNDETLELLIKQALVQAAAGSDMLAPSDMMDGRIFAIRNALNLAEFDEVPIVSYSAKYASNFYAPFRDALGSTNITLDKRSYQMDYRNANEAMREIEVDINEGADIVMIKPASLYLDIIRMATDRFRVPIFAYQVSGEYKMLVQYGGPEVLLESLIAIRRAGATGIVTYAAVEVAKYLAS; from the coding sequence ATGCAATCCGGTTCTTTTGTTCGTCTTAGAAGGACGCGTAGAAATAAAATTATCCGAGACTTGATTGCCGAAACCACGCTCTCTGCTTCGCAGCTTGTATTACCATTGTTTGTCATAAATGGTTCAAATACTGAGTTGCAAGTGGGTGAGATGCCAGGTGTGTGTGCGCATTCTATCGATATACTGAAAAAGGTAGTAGAGAGTGCAATAACAGTTGGTGTGAGAAGTATCATGCTTTTTCCGCGGGATCCCGGGAAAAGAAGCTTTGAAGCGGAGGAAGCCTATAATCCGGAGAATTTAATCTGTCGTGCAGTGAGAGCTCTCAAAAGAGATTTCGGAGGTGACCTTGTTATTATTACTGATGTCGCAGCCGATCCTTATACAATTGATGGTCACGATGGATTTTATAGAGATGGAAAAATTCTTAATGATGAAACATTAGAACTCTTGATAAAGCAAGCCTTAGTGCAGGCCGCAGCTGGGAGCGATATGCTTGCTCCCTCAGATATGATGGATGGAAGAATTTTTGCAATCAGAAATGCTCTCAATCTTGCTGAATTTGATGAGGTCCCGATTGTATCGTATTCTGCTAAATATGCTTCCAATTTCTATGCACCTTTCCGAGACGCATTGGGTTCCACGAATATCACGCTGGACAAGCGATCCTATCAAATGGATTACAGGAATGCAAACGAAGCCATGCGAGAGATCGAAGTTGATATTAATGAAGGTGCTGACATCGTAATGATCAAACCGGCTAGCCTCTACCTTGACATAATAAGGATGGCAACGGATCGGTTTCGTGTGCCTATTTTTGCGTATCAAGTTAGTGGCGAGTATAAAATGTTAGTTCAATACGGTGGTCCCGAAGTGTTATTGGAATCCCTAATTGCAATAAGAAGGGCAGGTGCAACAGGGATAGTAACGTATGCTGCTGTTGAGGTTGCAAAGTACTTAGCGTCTTAG
- a CDS encoding YihY/virulence factor BrkB family protein: MKRIFAVLKISLYNMLYHGGSEYAGYLSFLLLLSIFPFLFFFTAVAGHIANIIGASSYEITRKLLSVFIENVPENIIEGIMPYIKEILEGPTHGLLTLTILGAIWTASSIVEGLKAAVNKAYNFGTEALVSEYILRRLISVIQFLLISVIILVFLLFPTIYPLLTKKVSFLHTLKRPSWLPYSTITTCCVFFFVSALYIFFPKEKQGFCDVIPGSIMVVSLWILTSIAFSFYLHSFAQMNIIYGSIAGIIVVMLYFYLLNLCFIYGAEINALNKRISEK, from the coding sequence ATGAAGCGAATTTTTGCGGTACTAAAAATCTCATTGTACAACATGTTATATCATGGCGGCTCCGAGTATGCTGGATACCTATCTTTTTTGCTGCTTCTATCGATTTTTCCATTTTTATTTTTCTTCACTGCTGTAGCAGGTCACATAGCAAACATAATAGGGGCTTCCTCATACGAAATAACAAGAAAATTGCTGTCGGTCTTCATAGAGAACGTACCAGAAAACATCATCGAAGGCATAATGCCGTATATCAAGGAGATCCTTGAGGGTCCTACACATGGACTTCTGACGCTTACCATTCTTGGCGCAATATGGACGGCCTCATCCATTGTAGAGGGACTAAAAGCAGCAGTAAACAAGGCATATAATTTTGGAACTGAAGCCCTAGTTTCAGAGTACATACTAAGGCGCCTTATCAGTGTCATACAATTCCTTTTGATTTCCGTTATCATACTTGTTTTCCTTCTTTTTCCGACAATATATCCGCTCTTAACCAAGAAGGTATCTTTCCTTCACACACTGAAAAGACCAAGTTGGCTACCCTATAGCACCATCACGACGTGCTGTGTCTTCTTTTTTGTATCAGCTTTGTATATTTTTTTTCCAAAAGAGAAACAAGGGTTTTGCGATGTCATTCCTGGGAGTATAATGGTCGTGTCACTGTGGATTCTCACTTCGATTGCGTTTTCCTTCTACCTACACTCCTTCGCACAAATGAACATAATCTATGGAAGCATCGCAGGAATAATTGTGGTTATGTTGTATTTTTACTTACTCAACTTGTGTTTTATATACGGAGCGGAGATCAACGCTTTAAATAAACGAATTAGTGAGAAATAG
- a CDS encoding F0F1 ATP synthase subunit A, with translation MSPLKQFEVFPLIRLPEFFGWDISFTNSSLYMVLTVVFASLFLFAGVFRGKVIPGPMQSFVEVVCGFVLEIIKGSCGKAGVDYFPLILSVFLYVLFANLVGMLPLPMSFTVTSHIVVTLALAMVVFIFVTLIGLKKQGMGFFAMFLPDGTPNWIAPLMVFLEVCTYLFRPISLAIRLTANMIAGHTILKVIAGFVYPVSLLISPLSFLFVVVLIVFEVFIAMLQAYIFVMLTCVYLNDSLVKH, from the coding sequence ATGAGTCCTTTAAAACAGTTTGAGGTTTTTCCTCTAATTCGTCTCCCAGAATTTTTCGGCTGGGATATCAGTTTTACTAACTCCTCGTTGTATATGGTGCTTACAGTTGTATTCGCCTCCCTTTTCCTTTTTGCTGGTGTTTTCAGAGGTAAGGTGATACCAGGGCCAATGCAGTCTTTTGTTGAGGTAGTATGCGGTTTTGTATTGGAAATCATTAAGGGTAGTTGCGGAAAGGCCGGTGTAGACTATTTCCCTTTAATTCTATCAGTATTCTTATACGTGCTGTTTGCAAACCTTGTTGGAATGTTACCACTTCCTATGAGCTTCACAGTGACAAGCCATATAGTTGTGACACTTGCACTTGCAATGGTCGTCTTCATTTTTGTGACCCTCATTGGATTGAAAAAGCAAGGCATGGGTTTCTTTGCCATGTTTCTTCCTGATGGAACGCCTAATTGGATCGCTCCACTGATGGTATTTCTTGAGGTGTGTACCTATCTCTTTAGGCCAATTAGTCTTGCTATTCGGCTGACTGCGAATATGATCGCTGGTCACACAATACTTAAGGTCATTGCTGGGTTTGTATATCCAGTCTCTTTGTTGATAAGCCCTTTATCTTTTTTGTTTGTGGTGGTACTAATAGTGTTCGAGGTGTTCATAGCTATGTTGCAGGCATACATTTTTGTCATGTTGACCTGCGTCTATTTGAATGATTCACTGGTGAAACACTAA
- a CDS encoding F0F1 ATP synthase subunit C: MELEGLKFLGIGLSVVGMLGAAIGVSNIFSMMLNGIARNPESEEKLKKYVYAGAALTEAMGLFSFVLALLLIFVA, translated from the coding sequence ATGGAGTTAGAAGGTCTAAAATTTTTGGGAATTGGTCTCTCTGTTGTTGGTATGTTGGGAGCTGCTATAGGAGTGAGTAACATATTCTCCATGATGCTTAATGGCATCGCTAGAAACCCTGAGTCCGAAGAAAAATTGAAGAAGTACGTCTATGCGGGTGCTGCTTTGACGGAAGCGATGGGGCTTTTCTCATTCGTTTTGGCGTTGCTACTGATTTTTGTTGCGTAG
- a CDS encoding ATP synthase F0 subunit B': MPQFDISTYFGQVFWFSVSFFFLYCFVRFVFVPRLNALLDVRASVLRENRKLIAGMKKDLERLESVWNAALSDARFAAENILRDAVISVEKLRGGVAERLAVLNSELRKENEVLLDAFFAQKSLELEELFVKLVEDYYVVIYTPFVVGSSDVRISSVRKKALEDFSCLYERLRGCR; the protein is encoded by the coding sequence ATGCCTCAGTTTGACATATCTACCTATTTTGGGCAGGTATTTTGGTTTTCTGTCTCCTTCTTCTTTCTATACTGCTTTGTTAGGTTCGTCTTTGTTCCTAGGCTAAATGCTTTGCTGGATGTACGAGCTTCTGTATTAAGGGAGAATCGCAAATTAATAGCTGGGATGAAGAAGGATCTCGAGCGTTTGGAGAGTGTGTGGAATGCTGCTCTCTCGGATGCTCGCTTTGCTGCTGAAAATATTCTTCGTGACGCAGTTATCTCTGTTGAAAAATTAAGAGGTGGTGTTGCTGAGCGCTTAGCTGTTTTAAATAGTGAGTTAAGAAAGGAGAATGAGGTCCTGCTTGACGCCTTTTTTGCCCAGAAGTCGCTTGAGCTTGAAGAGTTGTTTGTGAAGTTGGTGGAAGACTACTATGTAGTAATCTATACTCCATTTGTGGTTGGTTCTAGCGATGTTCGTATCTCCTCTGTGCGTAAGAAGGCACTAGAGGATTTTAGCTGTCTTTATGAGAGATTAAGGGGATGTCGGTAG
- a CDS encoding ATPase — MSVESIVIGFAFFTAFGVLAKPVVGAVMRSLAGHSGKIMDEISSVEEELLKTKSLLATAMKRNGCLNDEVERIITAAKARAAKMYEEGRHKTEEDLSVAVGRVRARIERDNKDLMMKVRLSVLDGVFRCLAGFGGKSLEKAEHEALVLHMAEKLSIDLSPRNEQ; from the coding sequence ATGTCGGTAGAAAGTATAGTCATAGGTTTTGCATTTTTTACTGCGTTTGGCGTCCTTGCTAAGCCTGTTGTTGGTGCGGTTATGCGCTCCCTTGCAGGTCACTCGGGTAAAATAATGGATGAGATATCCTCGGTTGAGGAAGAGCTTTTGAAAACCAAAAGTTTGCTTGCAACCGCAATGAAGCGCAATGGGTGTCTTAATGATGAAGTGGAGCGAATTATCACTGCTGCGAAAGCCCGTGCCGCAAAAATGTACGAAGAAGGTAGACACAAAACAGAAGAAGATTTGTCAGTTGCGGTTGGTAGGGTACGTGCTCGCATTGAAAGAGATAATAAGGATCTTATGATGAAGGTAAGGCTTTCAGTCTTGGATGGAGTATTCAGATGTTTAGCGGGTTTTGGCGGAAAATCACTTGAGAAAGCAGAGCATGAAGCGCTCGTGTTGCACATGGCCGAGAAGCTTTCCATAGATCTTTCTCCGCGCAATGAACAGTGA
- a CDS encoding frataxin domain-containing protein codes for MNSEIPFAKLSTVVFDEIVALAERSHLCDEYDCNEGIVELFLRQGVFLIVGKEDLGEIWVSSLAIGAERFYLDDGERFVNKNGEEIVSWVKKILQL; via the coding sequence ATGAACAGTGAGATTCCTTTTGCAAAACTTTCCACAGTTGTTTTTGATGAAATAGTAGCGCTTGCTGAACGGTCTCACCTTTGCGATGAATATGATTGCAACGAGGGGATAGTTGAGTTATTTCTTCGCCAGGGTGTGTTCTTGATTGTTGGGAAAGAGGATCTTGGTGAGATATGGGTATCCAGCTTAGCTATAGGGGCTGAGCGCTTTTATCTAGATGATGGAGAGCGCTTTGTCAACAAAAATGGGGAAGAGATAGTTAGCTGGGTTAAGAAAATTCTTCAACTTTAG